Proteins encoded within one genomic window of Diceros bicornis minor isolate mBicDic1 chromosome X, mDicBic1.mat.cur, whole genome shotgun sequence:
- the GDPD2 gene encoding glycerophosphoinositol inositolphosphodiesterase GDPD2 isoform X8, whose translation MPQREDANQQGRKSSSNMKRAGCRAEQPNAWQEAPLSCHSLGTLSWKWGSALLALLLRLSGQPLRLHSVHKVLLLLIMLLVAAGLVGLDVQWQQEWRSLRLSLQATAPFLHVGAVAGITLLAWPVADTFYRIHRRGPKILLLLLFFGVALAIYLAPLCISSPCIMEPRDLPPKPGLVGHRGAPMLAPENTLMSLRKTAECGAAVFETDVMVSSDGIPFLMHDEHLSRTTDVASVFPTRITTHSSDFSWAELKRLNAGAWFLERRPFWGAKRLSGPDRKEAENQRVPTLEELLKEAAGLNLSIMFDLRRPPPNHTYHDTFVNQTLETVLSARVPQAMVLWLPDEDRANVQQRAPRMRQIYGQQGGNITERPQYFNLPYQDLPLLDIKSLHQDNVSVNLFVVNKPWLFSLLWCAGVDSVTTNDCQLLQQMGYPVWLIPPQTYLMMWIVTDCVSTLLLLWTFLLQGRCAKERERTGLETAVLLTRINNLIME comes from the exons ATGCCCCAAAGAGAGGATGCGAACCAGCAAG GAAGAAAATCTTCCTCCAATATGAAAAGAGCAGGCTGCAGAGCAGAGCAGCCCAACGCCTGGCAGGAAGCCCCCTTGAGCTGCCATTCGTTGGGGACTCTGAGCTGGAAGTGGGGATCAGCT ctcctggccctGCTCCTGCGGCTCTCTGGCCAGCCTCTGCGTCTGCACAGTGTCCACAAG GTGCTGCTGCTCCTCATTATGCTTCTTGTGGCCGCTGGCCTTGTGGGACTGGACGTCCAATGGCAGCAGGAGTGGCGTAGCTTACGTCTGTCATTGCAG GCCACAGCCCCATTCCTTCATGTTGGAGCAGTTGCTGGCATCACCCTCCTGGCCTGGCCTGTGGCTGATACCTTCTACCGTATCCACCGAAGAG GTCCCAAGATTCTGCTACTGCTCTTATTTTTTGGAGTTGCCTTGGCCATCTACTTGGCCCCCCTGTGCATCTCCTCACCCTGTATCATGGAACCTAGAGACTTACCTCCCAAGCCTGGGCTGGTGGGACACCGAGGGGCCCCCATG CTGGCCCCCGAGAACACCCTGATGTCTCTGCGGAAGACAGCTGAATGTGGAGCTGCTGTGTTCGAGACCGACGTGATGGTCAG CTCCGACGGGATCCCCTTCCTCATGCATGATGAGCACCTGAGCAGGACCACagatgtggcctctgtgttcccaACCCGAATCACCACCCACAGCAGCGACTTTTCCTGGGCTGAACTGAAGAGACTCAATGCTGGGGCCTGGTTCCTAGAG AGGCGACCCTTCTGGGGGGCCAAGCGGCTGTCAGGCCCTGATCGGAAAGAGGCTGAGAATCAGAGAGTACCAACATTGGAAGAGCTATTGAAGGAAGCTGCAGGCCTCAACCTTTCCATCATGTTTGACTTGCGCCGCCCCCCACCAAACCACACATACCATGACACCTTTGTGAATCAGACATTGGAGACTGTGCTGAGCGCAAGGGTGCCCCAAGCCATG GTCCTTTGGCTACCAGATGAAGATCGGGCTAATGTCCAACAACGAGCACCCAGAATGCGCCAGATATATGGACAGCAGGGAGGCAACATAACTGAGAGGCCCCAGTATTTCAACCTCCCCTATCAAGACCTGCCACTGTTGGATATCAA GTCACTACACCAGGACAATGTCTCGGTGAACCTATTTGTAGTGAACAAGCCCTGGCTCTTCTCCTTACTCTGGTGTGCAGGGGTGGATTCAGTCACCACCAACGACTGCCAGCTGCTGCAGCAGATGGGTTACCCTGTCTGGCTTATT CCCCCTCAAACATACCTAATGATGTGGATTGTTACTGATTGTGTCTCCACCCTGCTGCTTTTGTGGACCTTCCTGCTCCAAGG GAGATGTgctaaggagagagagagaactg gcttaGAAACAGCAGTGCTGCTGACCAGGATCAACAATCTCATAATGGAGTGA
- the GDPD2 gene encoding glycerophosphoinositol inositolphosphodiesterase GDPD2 isoform X5, which produces MPQREDANQQGRKSSSNMKRAGCRAEQPNAWQEAPLSCHSLGTLSWKWGSAVSFSPVPVAVRRFLFNHWGHWMDWSLAFLLVISLLVTYASLLLLLALLLRLSGQPLRLHSVHKVLLLLIMLLVAAGLVGLDVQWQQEWRSLRLSLQATAPFLHVGAVAGITLLAWPVADTFYRIHRRGPKILLLLLFFGVALAIYLAPLCISSPCIMEPRDLPPKPGLVGHRGAPMLAPENTLMSLRKTAECGAAVFETDVMVSSDGIPFLMHDEHLSRTTDVASVFPTRITTHSSDFSWAELKRLNAGAWFLERRPFWGAKRLSGPDRKEAENQRVPTLEELLKEAAGLNLSIMFDLRRPPPNHTYHDTFVNQTLETVLSARVPQAMVLWLPDEDRANVQQRAPRMRQIYGQQGGNITERPQYFNLPYQDLPLLDIKSLHQDNVSVNLFVVNKPWLFSLLWCAGVDSVTTNDCQLLQQMGYPVWLIPPQTYLMMWIVTDCVSTLLLLWTFLLQGRCAKERERTGLETAVLLTRINNLIME; this is translated from the exons ATGCCCCAAAGAGAGGATGCGAACCAGCAAG GAAGAAAATCTTCCTCCAATATGAAAAGAGCAGGCTGCAGAGCAGAGCAGCCCAACGCCTGGCAGGAAGCCCCCTTGAGCTGCCATTCGTTGGGGACTCTGAGCTGGAAGTGGGGATCAGCTGTGAGCTTCTCTCCTGTCCCTGTTGCAGTGCGA agaTTCCTGTTCAACCACTGGGGACACTGGATGGACTGGTCCCTGGCATTCCTGCTGGTCATCTCTCTACTGGTCACATATGCATCCCTGCTATTG ctcctggccctGCTCCTGCGGCTCTCTGGCCAGCCTCTGCGTCTGCACAGTGTCCACAAG GTGCTGCTGCTCCTCATTATGCTTCTTGTGGCCGCTGGCCTTGTGGGACTGGACGTCCAATGGCAGCAGGAGTGGCGTAGCTTACGTCTGTCATTGCAG GCCACAGCCCCATTCCTTCATGTTGGAGCAGTTGCTGGCATCACCCTCCTGGCCTGGCCTGTGGCTGATACCTTCTACCGTATCCACCGAAGAG GTCCCAAGATTCTGCTACTGCTCTTATTTTTTGGAGTTGCCTTGGCCATCTACTTGGCCCCCCTGTGCATCTCCTCACCCTGTATCATGGAACCTAGAGACTTACCTCCCAAGCCTGGGCTGGTGGGACACCGAGGGGCCCCCATG CTGGCCCCCGAGAACACCCTGATGTCTCTGCGGAAGACAGCTGAATGTGGAGCTGCTGTGTTCGAGACCGACGTGATGGTCAG CTCCGACGGGATCCCCTTCCTCATGCATGATGAGCACCTGAGCAGGACCACagatgtggcctctgtgttcccaACCCGAATCACCACCCACAGCAGCGACTTTTCCTGGGCTGAACTGAAGAGACTCAATGCTGGGGCCTGGTTCCTAGAG AGGCGACCCTTCTGGGGGGCCAAGCGGCTGTCAGGCCCTGATCGGAAAGAGGCTGAGAATCAGAGAGTACCAACATTGGAAGAGCTATTGAAGGAAGCTGCAGGCCTCAACCTTTCCATCATGTTTGACTTGCGCCGCCCCCCACCAAACCACACATACCATGACACCTTTGTGAATCAGACATTGGAGACTGTGCTGAGCGCAAGGGTGCCCCAAGCCATG GTCCTTTGGCTACCAGATGAAGATCGGGCTAATGTCCAACAACGAGCACCCAGAATGCGCCAGATATATGGACAGCAGGGAGGCAACATAACTGAGAGGCCCCAGTATTTCAACCTCCCCTATCAAGACCTGCCACTGTTGGATATCAA GTCACTACACCAGGACAATGTCTCGGTGAACCTATTTGTAGTGAACAAGCCCTGGCTCTTCTCCTTACTCTGGTGTGCAGGGGTGGATTCAGTCACCACCAACGACTGCCAGCTGCTGCAGCAGATGGGTTACCCTGTCTGGCTTATT CCCCCTCAAACATACCTAATGATGTGGATTGTTACTGATTGTGTCTCCACCCTGCTGCTTTTGTGGACCTTCCTGCTCCAAGG GAGATGTgctaaggagagagagagaactg gcttaGAAACAGCAGTGCTGCTGACCAGGATCAACAATCTCATAATGGAGTGA
- the GDPD2 gene encoding glycerophosphoinositol inositolphosphodiesterase GDPD2 isoform X10, whose protein sequence is MDWSLAFLLVISLLVTYASLLLLLALLLRLSGQPLRLHSVHKVLLLLIMLLVAAGLVGLDVQWQQEWRSLRLSLQATAPFLHVGAVAGITLLAWPVADTFYRIHRRGPKILLLLLFFGVALAIYLAPLCISSPCIMEPRDLPPKPGLVGHRGAPMLAPENTLMSLRKTAECGAAVFETDVMVSSDGIPFLMHDEHLSRTTDVASVFPTRITTHSSDFSWAELKRLNAGAWFLERRPFWGAKRLSGPDRKEAENQRVPTLEELLKEAAGLNLSIMFDLRRPPPNHTYHDTFVNQTLETVLSARVPQAMVLWLPDEDRANVQQRAPRMRQIYGQQGGNITERPQYFNLPYQDLPLLDIKSLHQDNVSVNLFVVNKPWLFSLLWCAGVDSVTTNDCQLLQQMGYPVWLIPPQTYLMMWIVTDCVSTLLLLWTFLLQGRCAKERERTGLETAVLLTRINNLIME, encoded by the exons ATGGACTGGTCCCTGGCATTCCTGCTGGTCATCTCTCTACTGGTCACATATGCATCCCTGCTATTG ctcctggccctGCTCCTGCGGCTCTCTGGCCAGCCTCTGCGTCTGCACAGTGTCCACAAG GTGCTGCTGCTCCTCATTATGCTTCTTGTGGCCGCTGGCCTTGTGGGACTGGACGTCCAATGGCAGCAGGAGTGGCGTAGCTTACGTCTGTCATTGCAG GCCACAGCCCCATTCCTTCATGTTGGAGCAGTTGCTGGCATCACCCTCCTGGCCTGGCCTGTGGCTGATACCTTCTACCGTATCCACCGAAGAG GTCCCAAGATTCTGCTACTGCTCTTATTTTTTGGAGTTGCCTTGGCCATCTACTTGGCCCCCCTGTGCATCTCCTCACCCTGTATCATGGAACCTAGAGACTTACCTCCCAAGCCTGGGCTGGTGGGACACCGAGGGGCCCCCATG CTGGCCCCCGAGAACACCCTGATGTCTCTGCGGAAGACAGCTGAATGTGGAGCTGCTGTGTTCGAGACCGACGTGATGGTCAG CTCCGACGGGATCCCCTTCCTCATGCATGATGAGCACCTGAGCAGGACCACagatgtggcctctgtgttcccaACCCGAATCACCACCCACAGCAGCGACTTTTCCTGGGCTGAACTGAAGAGACTCAATGCTGGGGCCTGGTTCCTAGAG AGGCGACCCTTCTGGGGGGCCAAGCGGCTGTCAGGCCCTGATCGGAAAGAGGCTGAGAATCAGAGAGTACCAACATTGGAAGAGCTATTGAAGGAAGCTGCAGGCCTCAACCTTTCCATCATGTTTGACTTGCGCCGCCCCCCACCAAACCACACATACCATGACACCTTTGTGAATCAGACATTGGAGACTGTGCTGAGCGCAAGGGTGCCCCAAGCCATG GTCCTTTGGCTACCAGATGAAGATCGGGCTAATGTCCAACAACGAGCACCCAGAATGCGCCAGATATATGGACAGCAGGGAGGCAACATAACTGAGAGGCCCCAGTATTTCAACCTCCCCTATCAAGACCTGCCACTGTTGGATATCAA GTCACTACACCAGGACAATGTCTCGGTGAACCTATTTGTAGTGAACAAGCCCTGGCTCTTCTCCTTACTCTGGTGTGCAGGGGTGGATTCAGTCACCACCAACGACTGCCAGCTGCTGCAGCAGATGGGTTACCCTGTCTGGCTTATT CCCCCTCAAACATACCTAATGATGTGGATTGTTACTGATTGTGTCTCCACCCTGCTGCTTTTGTGGACCTTCCTGCTCCAAGG GAGATGTgctaaggagagagagagaactg gcttaGAAACAGCAGTGCTGCTGACCAGGATCAACAATCTCATAATGGAGTGA
- the GDPD2 gene encoding glycerophosphoinositol inositolphosphodiesterase GDPD2 isoform X6, which translates to MKRAGCRAEQPNAWQEAPLSCHSLGTLSWKWGSAVSFSPVPVAVRRFLFNHWGHWMDWSLAFLLVISLLVTYASLLLLLALLLRLSGQPLRLHSVHKVLLLLIMLLVAAGLVGLDVQWQQEWRSLRLSLQATAPFLHVGAVAGITLLAWPVADTFYRIHRRGPKILLLLLFFGVALAIYLAPLCISSPCIMEPRDLPPKPGLVGHRGAPMLAPENTLMSLRKTAECGAAVFETDVMVSSDGIPFLMHDEHLSRTTDVASVFPTRITTHSSDFSWAELKRLNAGAWFLERRPFWGAKRLSGPDRKEAENQRVPTLEELLKEAAGLNLSIMFDLRRPPPNHTYHDTFVNQTLETVLSARVPQAMVLWLPDEDRANVQQRAPRMRQIYGQQGGNITERPQYFNLPYQDLPLLDIKSLHQDNVSVNLFVVNKPWLFSLLWCAGVDSVTTNDCQLLQQMGYPVWLIPPQTYLMMWIVTDCVSTLLLLWTFLLQGRCAKERERTGLETAVLLTRINNLIME; encoded by the exons ATGAAAAGAGCAGGCTGCAGAGCAGAGCAGCCCAACGCCTGGCAGGAAGCCCCCTTGAGCTGCCATTCGTTGGGGACTCTGAGCTGGAAGTGGGGATCAGCTGTGAGCTTCTCTCCTGTCCCTGTTGCAGTGCGA agaTTCCTGTTCAACCACTGGGGACACTGGATGGACTGGTCCCTGGCATTCCTGCTGGTCATCTCTCTACTGGTCACATATGCATCCCTGCTATTG ctcctggccctGCTCCTGCGGCTCTCTGGCCAGCCTCTGCGTCTGCACAGTGTCCACAAG GTGCTGCTGCTCCTCATTATGCTTCTTGTGGCCGCTGGCCTTGTGGGACTGGACGTCCAATGGCAGCAGGAGTGGCGTAGCTTACGTCTGTCATTGCAG GCCACAGCCCCATTCCTTCATGTTGGAGCAGTTGCTGGCATCACCCTCCTGGCCTGGCCTGTGGCTGATACCTTCTACCGTATCCACCGAAGAG GTCCCAAGATTCTGCTACTGCTCTTATTTTTTGGAGTTGCCTTGGCCATCTACTTGGCCCCCCTGTGCATCTCCTCACCCTGTATCATGGAACCTAGAGACTTACCTCCCAAGCCTGGGCTGGTGGGACACCGAGGGGCCCCCATG CTGGCCCCCGAGAACACCCTGATGTCTCTGCGGAAGACAGCTGAATGTGGAGCTGCTGTGTTCGAGACCGACGTGATGGTCAG CTCCGACGGGATCCCCTTCCTCATGCATGATGAGCACCTGAGCAGGACCACagatgtggcctctgtgttcccaACCCGAATCACCACCCACAGCAGCGACTTTTCCTGGGCTGAACTGAAGAGACTCAATGCTGGGGCCTGGTTCCTAGAG AGGCGACCCTTCTGGGGGGCCAAGCGGCTGTCAGGCCCTGATCGGAAAGAGGCTGAGAATCAGAGAGTACCAACATTGGAAGAGCTATTGAAGGAAGCTGCAGGCCTCAACCTTTCCATCATGTTTGACTTGCGCCGCCCCCCACCAAACCACACATACCATGACACCTTTGTGAATCAGACATTGGAGACTGTGCTGAGCGCAAGGGTGCCCCAAGCCATG GTCCTTTGGCTACCAGATGAAGATCGGGCTAATGTCCAACAACGAGCACCCAGAATGCGCCAGATATATGGACAGCAGGGAGGCAACATAACTGAGAGGCCCCAGTATTTCAACCTCCCCTATCAAGACCTGCCACTGTTGGATATCAA GTCACTACACCAGGACAATGTCTCGGTGAACCTATTTGTAGTGAACAAGCCCTGGCTCTTCTCCTTACTCTGGTGTGCAGGGGTGGATTCAGTCACCACCAACGACTGCCAGCTGCTGCAGCAGATGGGTTACCCTGTCTGGCTTATT CCCCCTCAAACATACCTAATGATGTGGATTGTTACTGATTGTGTCTCCACCCTGCTGCTTTTGTGGACCTTCCTGCTCCAAGG GAGATGTgctaaggagagagagagaactg gcttaGAAACAGCAGTGCTGCTGACCAGGATCAACAATCTCATAATGGAGTGA